Sequence from the Maribellus comscasis genome:
GTTGTGGATTCAGAAGGGAAGATGCACGGAATGGTAAAGTTGGCCGATGTTAAGAATTTGATTTTTGAAACAGATTTATATGATTCGGTAAAAGTTAAAGATTTAATGTACATGCCTGAATTTTATATTTCTCCGACAGATAATATGGAGAAGGCTGCTGAAAAATTTGAAACTTCCGGGAGATACAATCTCGCTGTTATTGACGAAGGGAAGTATCTTGGATTTATTTCGAGGGCCGTTGTATTTTCAAAATACAGAAAAACGCTTCAGGATTTCTCACACGATTAATTTAAAAAATAGAAAAATGGTTACCCGACGTTCATTTATTACAAAAAGCTCGCTGGCTTTTGCCGGTTTAACACTTACAAAGTATAGCTCTGCAAAGTATAACTTTCAGAAAGAAAATAAATTACCTGTTGTTGTATCGACATGGAATCACGGTCTGCCGGCAAACGAAGCTGCCTGGGAGACATTAGGGAACGGAGGTTATTCTCTTGACTCGGTTGAAGCGGGAGTTCGTGTGCCGGAGGGAGATCCTCTGGTGATTACTGTGGGATATGGCGGGATACCTGATGCCAAAGGAAAAGTTACATTAGACGCCTGTATAATGGACGAAAAAGGACGGGCAGGAAGTGTGACGTATTTGCAACATATCAAACACCCTGTTTCTGTAGCGCGACTGGTGATGGAAAAAACTCCGCATGTGATGTTGAGCGGAAAAGGAGCATTGGAATTTGCTTTGGAAAATGGTTTTGAAAAAGAGAAGTTGCTCACTCCCGGGAGAAAAAAAGAATGGAAAAAATGGAAAAAGGAAAAGCGTGGGTTCAGTTCTAAAATCAATATTGAAAATCAGCTGGAAGAAAATCATGATACCATTGGTATGCTGGCTATCGATGATAAAGGAAGATTATCGGGAGCCTGCACCACCAGCGGAATGGGCTACAAATTACCGGGCAGGGTGGGAGATTCACCTATTATTGGTGCCGGTCTTTTTGTTGATGGAGAGATAGGGGGTGCAGTAGCGACTGGAACAGGAGAATTGGTGATGAAAACATTGGGGACATTTTTGGTCGTTGAAATGATGCGTAGCGGAAAATCACCGGCACGGGCCTGCGAGGAAGCGGTAAAACGAATTGCACGAAAAATTCCGGATTACCAAAATCACCAGGTAGGTTTTCTGGCGTTGAATGTAAAAGGGGAGTACGGCGCTTATTGTATCCAACCCGGATTTAATTATGCGGTTAAAACAGCATCTTTTTCAGACTTGGTAGATGCGGAGGCCTGGTTGAAAAAGTTATAAAAAAGGAGCAGTTTGCATTTCTTGCAAAAACTGCCCCGTTGAAATCTATTTAATGATTACTTTTTTATTGATTATTTCCCTGTTTTCATCCTCTATTCTAAAAAGATAAATACCGGGTACAAACGCCTGAATTTCTATCCAGTCAGATTGAAAATCCTCTTTTTCGAGAATTAGAACCCCGGCTAAATTAAATGCCTGAATATTTACGGTTTTATTTCCTGTTTCAACAAAAATACGTTGCTTGCCCGGATTGGGGTAAATCCGGATATCCTCAATGACAGGTTTTTCTATTCCATCGGGAATTAGCACGGAAAGTTTTAAGGTATCAGAAAACAATGTTAATTCAGGGAAAACCGAATTTGTAACCTGGCAGGTATATTTGCCACTGTCAGCCAAAGCTGCGTTTTCGATTAAAAAGGTCAATTGGTTTGCACCTGTAATTTCTGTTCCATCCTTATACCATACAAGGTCGTCCGATTCTCCGCGAGTATAGTTGCTTATTGTAAATTCAATATTTTGATTTATAAAAACAGCAGTATCGATTGAGTTGCCAATTTTTGCCTGTGGAGCGTAAA
This genomic interval carries:
- a CDS encoding N(4)-(beta-N-acetylglucosaminyl)-L-asparaginase, producing MVTRRSFITKSSLAFAGLTLTKYSSAKYNFQKENKLPVVVSTWNHGLPANEAAWETLGNGGYSLDSVEAGVRVPEGDPLVITVGYGGIPDAKGKVTLDACIMDEKGRAGSVTYLQHIKHPVSVARLVMEKTPHVMLSGKGALEFALENGFEKEKLLTPGRKKEWKKWKKEKRGFSSKINIENQLEENHDTIGMLAIDDKGRLSGACTTSGMGYKLPGRVGDSPIIGAGLFVDGEIGGAVATGTGELVMKTLGTFLVVEMMRSGKSPARACEEAVKRIARKIPDYQNHQVGFLALNVKGEYGAYCIQPGFNYAVKTASFSDLVDAEAWLKKL